Proteins from a single region of Hordeum vulgare subsp. vulgare chromosome 6H, MorexV3_pseudomolecules_assembly, whole genome shotgun sequence:
- the LOC123401014 gene encoding uncharacterized protein LOC123401014 isoform X2, with product MELGLGAPTSPPPWRRHLFFRALVIFLCLWVTSEANEQHAELPPRGWNSYDSFSWTVDEIAYLQNAKILAEKLLPHGYQYAVIDYLWYRRYVDGAYTDSYGFDNIDEWGRPFPDLQRFPSSKGDKGFSQIASKVHEMGLKFGIHLMKGISTQAVNANTPILDIETGKPYVENGRQWAARDIGLTHKTCAWMPHGFMSVNTDIGAGRAFLRSLYRQYADWGVDFVKVDCIFGTDYSPEEVITISQLLRELDRPIVLSISPGTEVTVPLAENISEHVNMYRITGDDWDNWKDVSSHFTVSSAFAAANKIGATGLRGKSWPDLDMLPFGWLTDPGVNQGPHRLCNLTFEEQKAQMTLWSMAKSPLMYGGDLRHLDNSTFSIITNPTLLKINHYSKNNMEFHYVYGETTSNTGHSGHLSSRYPLNLTRKHDSMAMGLTSCTSDQANGWFVFPQDGKSDHICRNYETENGKNTSFCLGKTKPLLASDDAIMENEEDQTRFHLAVADVNDSCLDASASRRRTASEIKLLMFSRCKWHAKQMWELNDKGNLVSSYSRLCATVESSKEAGITGYRAWIATGSKGEIYLAFFNLDSTSRKITTRISDLEKVLGTAFVRKHSCSCSDVWSGRNLGLLKEEISAAVNPHGCVVFELMC from the exons ATGGAACTGGGACTGGGAGCTCCAACTTCTCCGCCGCCATGGCGTCGCCATCTCTTCTTCCGCGCGCTCGTCATCTTCCTCTGCCTCTG GGTTACTTCTGAGGCAAATGAACAACATGCTGAGTTACCACCAAGAGGATGGAATTCCTATGATTCTTTCTCTTGGACAGTTGACGAAATTGCATACTTGCAAAATGCAAAGATTTTGGCAGAAAAGTTACTACCACATGGATATCAG TATGCAGTTATTGATTACCTGTGGTACCGGAGGTATGTTGATGGGGCATATACAGATTCATATGGATTTGACAACATTGATGAGTGGGGTCGACCGTTTCCCGACCTCCAAAGATTTCCATCATCCAAAGGTGATAAAGGGTTCAGTCAAATTGCCAGCAAGGTTCATGAGATGGGTTTGAAATTCGGCATCCATTTAATGAAAGGAATAAGTACACAGGCTGTTAATGCGAACACACCCATCTTGGACATTGAGACG GGAAAACCCTATGTAGAGAATGGTCGGCAATGGGCAGCTCGTGATATTGGCCTGACCCATAAAACATGTGCATGGATGCCACATGGATTTATGAGTGTAAATACTGATATTGGAGCTGGACGGGCCTTCTTAAGATCTCTTTACCGACAGTATGCGGATTGGGGTGTTGATTTTG TGAAGGTTGATTGTATCTTTGGTACTGATTATAGCCCAGAAGAAGTAATAACTATTTCACAG CTCCTGCGAGAGCTTGACCGCCCAATAGTATTGTCCATCTCACCAGGAACTGAAGTCACTGTACCGTTAGCCGAAAACATCAGTGAACATGTTAATATGTATAGGATAACAGGAGACGATTGGGATAACTGGAAAGATGTTAGTTCACATTTTACCGTGTCAAG TGCCTTCGCTGCTGCGAATAAGATCGGGGCCACCGGATTACGCGGGAAGTCTTGGCCAGATTTAGACATGCTTCCATTTGGCTGGCTAACTGATCCGG GTGTCAATCAGGGCCCTCATAGGCTGTGTAACCTTACATTTGAAGAACAGAAAGCACAG ATGACACTATGGTCAATGGCTAAGTCGCCTCTCATGTATGGAGGAGATCTGAGACATCTCGACAATAGTACATTTAGCATTATAACCAATCCTACTCTATTGAAGATAAACCACTACAGTAAAAATAACATGGAG TTCCATTATGTGTATGGTGAAACGACTTCGAATACAGGACATTCTGGTCACTTGAGTTCTCGGTATCCGCTAAACCTGACAAGAAAACATGATAGCATGGCCATGGGTCTCACTTCCTGCACCAGTGACCAAGCTAATGGATGGTTTGTATTTCCACAAGATGGGAAATCAGATCATATATGCAGGAACTATGAAACAGAGAATGGCAAAAATACCTCATTTTGCTTGGGGAAAACAAAACCTCTTCTTGCATC GGATGATGCTATCATGGAAAATGAAGAAGACCAAACAAGGTTCCATCTGGCAGTTGCAGACGTTAATGATTCTTGTTTGGATGCATCTGCTAGTCGGCGGCGGACTGCCTCAGAGATTAAGCTTCTCATGTTCTCCAGGTGCAAATGGCATGCAAAGCAG ATGTGGGAGCTGAATGACAAGGGTAACCTTGTGAGCAGCTATTCAAGATTATGTGCCACGGTGGAATCCAGCAAGGAAGCAG GTATTACTGGATATCGTGcatggattgcaactggaagtaaag GGGAAATCTACCTCGCATTCTTCAACCTTGACTCGACGAGCAGGAAGATAACCACAAGAATATCAGACCTGGAAAAGGTTCTTGGGACGGCCTTTGTACGAAAACACTCATGCAGCTGCAGTGACGTTTGGAGCGGGAGGAATCTTGGTCTCCTCAAGGAAGAGATTTCAGCGGCCGTGAATCCACACGGTTGCGTGGTGTTCGAACTTATGTGTTGA
- the LOC123401014 gene encoding uncharacterized protein LOC123401014 isoform X1 — translation MELGLGAPTSPPPWRRHLFFRALVIFLCLWVTSEANEQHAELPPRGWNSYDSFSWTVDEIAYLQNAKILAEKLLPHGYQYAVIDYLWYRRYVDGAYTDSYGFDNIDEWGRPFPDLQRFPSSKGDKGFSQIASKVHEMGLKFGIHLMKGISTQAVNANTPILDIETGKPYVENGRQWAARDIGLTHKTCAWMPHGFMSVNTDIGAGRAFLRSLYRQYADWGVDFVKVDCIFGTDYSPEEVITISQLLRELDRPIVLSISPGTEVTVPLAENISEHVNMYRITGDDWDNWKDVSSHFTVSSAFAAANKIGATGLRGKSWPDLDMLPFGWLTDPGVNQGPHRLCNLTFEEQKAQMTLWSMAKSPLMYGGDLRHLDNSTFSIITNPTLLKINHYSKNNMEFHYVYGETTSNTGHSGHLSSRYPLNLTRKHDSMAMGLTSCTSDQANGWFVFPQDGKSDHICRNYETENGKNTSFCLGKTKPLLASDDAIMENEEDQTRFHLAVADVNDSCLDASASRRRTASEIKLLMFSRCKWHAKQMWELNDKGNLVSSYSRLCATVESSKEAVGITGYRAWIATGSKGEIYLAFFNLDSTSRKITTRISDLEKVLGTAFVRKHSCSCSDVWSGRNLGLLKEEISAAVNPHGCVVFELMC, via the exons ATGGAACTGGGACTGGGAGCTCCAACTTCTCCGCCGCCATGGCGTCGCCATCTCTTCTTCCGCGCGCTCGTCATCTTCCTCTGCCTCTG GGTTACTTCTGAGGCAAATGAACAACATGCTGAGTTACCACCAAGAGGATGGAATTCCTATGATTCTTTCTCTTGGACAGTTGACGAAATTGCATACTTGCAAAATGCAAAGATTTTGGCAGAAAAGTTACTACCACATGGATATCAG TATGCAGTTATTGATTACCTGTGGTACCGGAGGTATGTTGATGGGGCATATACAGATTCATATGGATTTGACAACATTGATGAGTGGGGTCGACCGTTTCCCGACCTCCAAAGATTTCCATCATCCAAAGGTGATAAAGGGTTCAGTCAAATTGCCAGCAAGGTTCATGAGATGGGTTTGAAATTCGGCATCCATTTAATGAAAGGAATAAGTACACAGGCTGTTAATGCGAACACACCCATCTTGGACATTGAGACG GGAAAACCCTATGTAGAGAATGGTCGGCAATGGGCAGCTCGTGATATTGGCCTGACCCATAAAACATGTGCATGGATGCCACATGGATTTATGAGTGTAAATACTGATATTGGAGCTGGACGGGCCTTCTTAAGATCTCTTTACCGACAGTATGCGGATTGGGGTGTTGATTTTG TGAAGGTTGATTGTATCTTTGGTACTGATTATAGCCCAGAAGAAGTAATAACTATTTCACAG CTCCTGCGAGAGCTTGACCGCCCAATAGTATTGTCCATCTCACCAGGAACTGAAGTCACTGTACCGTTAGCCGAAAACATCAGTGAACATGTTAATATGTATAGGATAACAGGAGACGATTGGGATAACTGGAAAGATGTTAGTTCACATTTTACCGTGTCAAG TGCCTTCGCTGCTGCGAATAAGATCGGGGCCACCGGATTACGCGGGAAGTCTTGGCCAGATTTAGACATGCTTCCATTTGGCTGGCTAACTGATCCGG GTGTCAATCAGGGCCCTCATAGGCTGTGTAACCTTACATTTGAAGAACAGAAAGCACAG ATGACACTATGGTCAATGGCTAAGTCGCCTCTCATGTATGGAGGAGATCTGAGACATCTCGACAATAGTACATTTAGCATTATAACCAATCCTACTCTATTGAAGATAAACCACTACAGTAAAAATAACATGGAG TTCCATTATGTGTATGGTGAAACGACTTCGAATACAGGACATTCTGGTCACTTGAGTTCTCGGTATCCGCTAAACCTGACAAGAAAACATGATAGCATGGCCATGGGTCTCACTTCCTGCACCAGTGACCAAGCTAATGGATGGTTTGTATTTCCACAAGATGGGAAATCAGATCATATATGCAGGAACTATGAAACAGAGAATGGCAAAAATACCTCATTTTGCTTGGGGAAAACAAAACCTCTTCTTGCATC GGATGATGCTATCATGGAAAATGAAGAAGACCAAACAAGGTTCCATCTGGCAGTTGCAGACGTTAATGATTCTTGTTTGGATGCATCTGCTAGTCGGCGGCGGACTGCCTCAGAGATTAAGCTTCTCATGTTCTCCAGGTGCAAATGGCATGCAAAGCAG ATGTGGGAGCTGAATGACAAGGGTAACCTTGTGAGCAGCTATTCAAGATTATGTGCCACGGTGGAATCCAGCAAGGAAGCAG TAGGTATTACTGGATATCGTGcatggattgcaactggaagtaaag GGGAAATCTACCTCGCATTCTTCAACCTTGACTCGACGAGCAGGAAGATAACCACAAGAATATCAGACCTGGAAAAGGTTCTTGGGACGGCCTTTGTACGAAAACACTCATGCAGCTGCAGTGACGTTTGGAGCGGGAGGAATCTTGGTCTCCTCAAGGAAGAGATTTCAGCGGCCGTGAATCCACACGGTTGCGTGGTGTTCGAACTTATGTGTTGA